The following nucleotide sequence is from Bacteroidota bacterium.
ACCGCTGTATTTCAACCCCACTTGTTTTCCCGTACACGCGATTTTGCAGCAGAATTTGCCGAAAGCCTGTCAAAGGTCGATGAGTTGATTTTGATGGACATATACCCGGCCCGCGAAAAACCCATTCCAGGAGTTACTTCCGACATCATTTTTAATCGCGTGAACCTTGAGGCCAGGCATCGTTGTTCAAAAATAAACTTGCTTTCTACCTTAAAAGAGCTAAATATTGAGGTACTTCTCACAGCAGGAGCCGGCGATATCGATCAGTTTATAATAGAAATTGCACACTATCTGGCTGAAAATGAAAAAGTTTAGGAAAATAGCCGTGTGGACGGGCCTTTTGGCCTATTTTATTCTCATATCGGGATTTGTTTCTTCCCGCCGCGAAAATGTGCTTTGTGGTGAGATAAAAGTTGTGGTTTCCGATAGCGCCCAAAATAAATTTGTTGCGGGTCGCGACATTACTTTAATGCTTGAACGCAAACTGCACAAGGTATTGGGATTACCAATTGAAGAAGTTAATACCGATACTATCGAAAAAATTATACTTACCAATTCTCTCATCCACGAATGTAAAGTTTATACTACGAGCACGGGCAGCTTAACAATCGAAATCAACCAGCGGGAGCCTGTATTAAGAATCATCGATAGCAAAGGCATGCATTATTACATCGATTGTGAAGGTACTGTTCTTTCAACATCAGCAAGATTTACACCCCATCTGCTGGTGGCCAACGGATATATAAAAACCCCCTTTGAAACAGGGCGGCTTAACAATATTTTTGACTCTGATTTTGAGCAATCGGCCAAAACCCTTCGCGAATTATTCGAATTGTCAAATTTCATTCAGAATAATACTTTCTGGAATGCACAAATTGTGCAGTTATATGTGAACCGAAACAAGGAGTATGAGCTTATCCCCAGAGTAGGCCCCCATATTATTTTACTGGGGCCTCTGCAGGACTATGAAGCAAAGTTTGATAAGCTTCAGATTTTTTACAAAGAGGGGCTCAACCAGGTTGGCTGGAACCAATACCTCTATATCAACTTAAAATTTAAAGATCAGATTGTTTGTTCAAAAAACACCATACAACCATGAGGCAGGAAACAACTTACATTGCAGCCATTGACATCGGAACTACCAAAATAGTTTCATTGGTCGGAAAACTTAACGAGAACAAAAAACTCGAAATACTGGGAATCAGCAAAGCTGCTTCTACAGGTGTGAAACGCGGAGTAGTTCAGAACATCGACGAAACGGTAAACGCCATTCGCGAATCGGTTTCAGAGGTACAAAAGCAATCGGGCATTGTATTTTCGAATGTGTTTGTAGGCATTGCCGGGCAACATATTAAAAGCGTAAAAAACAGAAATCACCTCAACCTGGGCTCTGAGCGCGACGAAATAACCCGTGCCGATATCGAGACCCTTATTGCCGACATGCAAAAGATTCCACTTGAACCGGGCGAAGAAATTATTCATGTGCTTCCGCAGAATTTTATTGTCGACAACGAAACCGGTGTAAAAAACCCTGTGGGAATGTCGGGCAGGCGCATCGAAGCAAATTTTCATATTGTGATAGGAGAAGTAGCCTCTGCTAAAAATATTGAAAAGTGTGTAAACAGAGTCGGCTTGAAGGTTGAACAGCTTATTCTCGAACCACTGGCATCCTCGGCTGCCGTGCTTACCGACGATGAAAAGGAAGCAGGAGTAGCCCTTGTCGACATTGGAGGTGGTACTACCGACGTAGCGGTTTATTACGACGATGCCATTCGGCATACAGCCGTGGTGCCTTTCGGGGGTAATGTGGTTACTAACGATATCAAAGAAGGCTGTTCGATATTGAGCCGTCAGGCCGAATCGCTTAAAACCCAGTTTGGAATGGCATTGGGCGACCTGGCTCCCGAAGACAAAGTAGTCACCATTCCGGGCATCAGCGGTCGCGACCCAAAGGAAATATCCTTTAAAAGCCTTGCTTACATCATTCAATCGCGTATGGAAGAGATTATCGATGCGGTAATGTTCGAAATCGAAAGCTCGGGCTGTATGGACAAACTAAGTGCAGGTATTGTAATTACCGGAGGGGGCGCCATGCTGAAACACCTTCCGCAATTAGTAAAATTCCGCACCGGTATGGACGTGCGTATCGGTTACCCGAACGAACATCTTGCTTCCAGCCATCTCGAATCCATCAATCACCCAATGTATTCTACGGCCATAGGTTTGCTGCTAAAGGGCATTGAAGTAGGAAGGAACCAGCCGGTGAAAGAACAGAAAGAGCAAAACATGAAGCAAAAATTGGTAGAGGAACAACCCGAGGTGGTAGAATTCGAAGTAACCCAAACGGAAGAGCGGCAAAAACCATCGCGCATCATGGATGTAATTAAAAGAAGCTTTAACGACATATTTGAAGAAAAAGGCGCCAGCATGGATTAAATGCTATGAATTCCTGAGCCTCTAGTAACGACCTTAACTTGCCAAAAGACATTGTGCTGACAGTACCAAAAAATTAAATGCCATGGAAGATTTATTACAATTCGAACTGCCGGTAAACCGTTCCTCGATCATCAAGGTATTTGGTGTGGGTGGCGGTGGGAGCAATGCGGTGAACCATATGTACCGCAAGGGTATTAAAGATGTAGATTTTGTTATCTGCAATACCGATGCCCAGGCCCTTGCCAACAGTGGTGTGCCGGTTAAAATTCAACTTGGGTCTTCGCTTACCGAAGGCCGGGGCGCTGGTAACAAACCTTCCATTGGCCGTGAGGCGGCCATTGAGAACCTCGACGATGTAATCGATGTGCTTTCGAACAATACCAAAATGGTGTTTATTACCGCCGGAATGGGCGGAGGCACCGGAACTGGCGCAGCCCCTGTAATTGCCAAGGCAGCCAAAGAACTGGGTATATTGACAGTAGCCATAGTAACCATTCCTTTCCGCAACGAAGGTCAGCGCCGTATTAGTCAGGCCATGGAAGGCATTGCGGAAATAGAAAAGCATGTCGATTCACTTTTAATTATCAATAACGAAAAGATAAGGGAAATGTATGGCGACCTTCGTGTTTCCGAAGCTTTTTCGCGTGCCGACGATGTTTTGGCAGTGGCAGCAAAGGGAATTGCCGAAATTATTACTGTGCATGGTTATATCAATGTGGATTTTGCCGATGTGGAAACGGTGATGTCCAACTCAGGCGTGGCTATTCTTGGTTCGGCGCAGGCCAGCGGGCCCGACAGGGCTATTGAGGCCGTAAAAGAAGCCATGAATTCGCCCTTGCTCAACGACAACAACATTGCCGGAGCGCGTAACCTATTAATCAATATTACTTCGGGGGCCAATGAGGCTACCATGGACGAAATTGGCCAGATTACCGATTACATCCAGTCTTGCGCGGGTGACAATGCCGACCTGATTTGGGGCAATGGCATGGACGAGAAACTCGGCGATGCACTTTGCGTTACCCTTATTGCCACCGGCTTCGAAACAAGCAGCATACCCGAGCTTTATACCCGCAAAAAGCAACTCGACCGGGTTCCGCTCGAAAAGCAATTTACCCAGGAAGAACAGATCAGGGCTCAAAACCAAACTGGTTTCGAGGTGAGAGAAGTGAAACAGACACGCTCGGCTCAAACGAATATAGTTTCGCAACGAACCATTGAATTCGACCTTTCTTCCGAAAGTTATTCATCAAGCCCTCAGAGGGTAGAACCTGAACTATCTCCCGAGGCACGCAAGGCGGCAAACCGGGTAAAAAGCATTAAACGCAATTACGAGCAGATGCAGGAGTTGAAACTGAATCACCGCGAGCGTCAGCTGAATATCGACGACCTAGAAAACCAGCCTGCCTATATACGTAAGCGCATACAAATCGAAGACAGGAAACCTTCAACGGAGTCGAATATTTCGAAATTCTCACTCATCGACGATCCGGAAGAAGGAGGCGTTAAGCTGAGCAGCAACAACCGCTATTTGCACGATACGGTGGACTGATTTTTCTGCCGAAACTTTTTCTGCAGCATGTGTTTAAATGAAACCATTTAAAAGAATTTAAAAATGAGCATCTCCGAAATACTTACACACGACATTCAGGAGGCCATGAAGGCCAAAGATAAAGTTACCCTCGAAGCGCTTCGGGCTATCAAATCGGCCTTTCTGCTTGCAGGCACAGCCCAGGGTGCTGCAACGAAGCTAAGTTCTGACGAAGAACTTAAAATTGTTCAGAAACTGGTGAAACAACGTCAGGATTCCGCCACAATTTACAAGGAACAGGGACGTGCTGACCTTTTCGACAAGGAGATGGGGGAGATTGCTGTGTTACAAAAATACCTTCCGGCCAAACTAAGCGAAGCAGAACTGACCACGGCCCTGAAAGCTATTATCGAAAAAACAGGCGCAAAAACCCTCCAGGATCTGGGTAAGGTAATGGGCGTGGCTAGCAAGGAACTGGCTGGCAAAGCCGATGGCAAAGAAATTTCGCAAAAAGTAAAGGAGTTGTTAGGCTAAAAAGCAGCATTTGTGTAGCTTAGTAAATTAAGAAACTGCCTCAGATATTTGAGACAGTTTCTTGATATTTACAAGCTATTGCTTAACAATAATAAGAGATTTTCCAGATTCTTTACCAAACAATCTAAGAATGTATTGTCCATTTTCAAACAAACTTAAATCAATTTCTGTCTTATAAGAGTTTTCGTCTAAATTTTTTGATATAATTATCTGACCTAATAAATTAGATACAGTTAATTGATAAAATTCAGGGTTATCAAATTCAATAGTGTACAACCCCTTACTTGGATTAGGATAAGCAACAATACCCTCATTTTCGTCTTTAGCGGCTTTTAGTTGGGGTGCTGTTTTGAAGGGATCATATAGAAGTACTTTAGTATAAATTATGTTGTTATTTGCATTTTGCTCTGTGACATAATCAAGAAGATCCAAAATCCCTAAGATGTAGTAGTAAGTTAGAGGTAGCTTTGTTCCATTATTACCATATTCAGGAATTGCGAGATTATCAATAACTTCTTGAGTAGCATTTACATTTCCAATTGGAGAATGAGTACTTCCACCCATAACTATATCAGATGCAGCTTCATAGGTGGTATTAGTAGAAAATAAGAAATCAATATCCCAATAATCATTCATCAATCCTGGACCATTGTTTTTTACATAGTTTTTAATTTGAACATTTGTATTTATTGGAACCATAGGTACCCCTTGTGCATCATTAAGAACGTTATTAAAATCTGGATTACTTGAGAAGGCCAAATCAGGTTTTGGGCCGATATAGTTTATCTTAACTGATGATATATTGTTGCTAGTATTTTCAGGAAAAGCCCCCGTTGCGTTGGCATAAAAAACAATATAGTATTCGCCATCAGGATACGTTGAAGGAATTGAGATATTTGCTGAATGTGAGCTTGTTGCCCCTGCTGCAAGTGACCCAACTGAACTAGAGTTTAATTCCGTTGTTGTACCATTGGAAGTGGTTGAAATATAATATTTTAGAGTTGATGCAGGTGCAGCTTGTGTTCCAATATTCTTAACACTGCACGATGCAACTACTACTTCACTTCCATTAATTGTAGATTTTGAAATTTTTGGTGAAATAATTGTTAGATCTTTATTTATAATTGTTATTGATTTATCCATAGTATTATTAGAAGCGGGTAATTCCAGCACACTGTTATTTGCATCTGCTACAAACCTAATGATATTATTACCCATAAGATTAGACGGTATGGTAATAGTCGAGTTTTTTATTCCTGAATTTGCCCCAACAGCTAATGCCTGAATTGGTATTGACGCTAATTCTATATCCCCACTAGCTGTTACAATATAAATTTTTAAAGTGGATGAATTAGCACCATAGGTTCCAATATTATTCACCTGACAGGTTGCAGTTATTGTTTCACCTGCATTTGCAGTGGTTTTACTTATTGTAACATTGGATAGGCTTAGATCAGCTCTAAGCATTTCCACAACACAAATTGCGTAGGGCGATCTATTTCTCTTTTCGCCAGTATATGAAAACAATCTGAATTGTTCTGTAACTTGGGGAAGGAAGGAAAGAGTATGATCCTTTACTGTGATATTTGGCCCTGTTTCACAACCAAAATTCCAATATATCCCTGTAAAAAATCTTTGAAAAACATACCCAGTTTCATTCGTTGCGTTATCTGTCCAAGTAAATTTAATATCATATGGACTAGAAGATTGCCCCCCGACCTGTTTGCCAGTGCCTATTAGGTTAGTTGGGGGATTTGGAACTGCACTTACTGAAGCAGTTGCTGATTGCTGCATGTAAGTGTCAATTGGATCTGGTTTTTGGGCAAGAACCCAATTTGCGCTGACTATAGAACAAGCTAGCGCTAAAAATAAAAGTTTACTTTTCATAAAATATAAGATTTGGTAAGACGCCTACTCTATAATTGCTTTTCGGCAACCGCAATGAACTTATCATTAACTATATTTTGACCTAATTCTACTTTAACAGATTTACAATTTTGAATATGAGTAATTTATATCACGCTGTCGTTTTAAATGCCGGTCATAAATTCTATCAATCATTTGTTCTTCGGTCATCTGTTTATAAAGTTTAAAAGTGATAAATTCTTTAATATCACGAGCCGATAGTAAAGGTAAATCATCAAAGCAATGCAATTTTTCTTTTAAAATAAATGACGAGACCAAAAAGTTTAATGCAACCTGGTGTTGCCATGCAAGCCATTTTCGTGTCTGAAACTGGTCTAGCCCGAGTATCTGTTTTGATTCTTTTATGCAATGTTCTACAAAGTACCGTTGTGCTTGCATATAGGCTATAGCTTTCTTAGTGTATTGTTCAAGATTAGCATTGGTAAAAGAATATTTTATTTCGTCCTTGCCTTCTTTGGTTTTCGTTTTACGGATAACCAGTAACCTTTGCTCTACTTGCATTTTACTGTTATTGATTATCCAAAGCTTTATAAAATGATAGTCAGCTACAAGAACTCCTTTGGCTGTATTACGAACACTAATACGCTGCCAATTTTCGTCATTTAAAGTCTGTAAATATTTTGATACACTTAATTCGTCTGTAGTTGCTTTTAATTTCTTGGGTTCACGACCCTTATTGCTTTTTCGCTCGGGAATAGCCAAGTCAGGACGTTCCAAATATATTTTTTGGTCTTTATGGATATCCAGCATGTACAGATAACCAAGCAAATCTATGCTGCTGGCAAAATCCACATCGTTACCATAATAACCATCGCCTCCAATAAAATCGAAGATGATGCCATTGGTTACTTGCTGGCGAATAATTTCTAATGCCAGTTCGAGCTTAGTTTTAAATGTTCGGTGCTTTACAGGAACGCCTGCTTTTTCGCATCTTGTCTTGTCGTCACACCAAGCCTTGGGAAGGTATAGTCGGGCATCAACCATTGATGCAAAATCCCCATTACTTAAACAAGCAAATACCGCAACCTGACTATTTGATAGTTTCCCTACATTCCCACAATATTGATGTCCAACGCCTACGCTATGGTCGCCTTTTTTTACCCAACCACTTTCATCAATAATCAATCCTGTAAGTTTTCTTTTGGGTAAAACCTGGCTTACTTCCTGGGCTACTTGATTTATCAAAACTCGATGATCCCAGTTAGACTCAGTTATAAAGTGCTGCATTTGATGGTAGTTAGCTCCCAAATCTTCGCTTATTCTTTCAATATTGCGCATCTGACTTTGTATTATTCCTAATGAATATTGCTGTGCTTTGTCAAAGAACTTCTTTGTTGAATTACAAAATACATGCTGATAATCATTAAGGTGAACACTAACTCGCTCTATTACAGAGGTCAGTGTTTTTCCATATCGATTATTATTTTTACGTTGTATTAAACATTTTTCGGAACGATAAGCCTGTTTTTCTGTGCATTGAAGATACTGAATTTCCTTGAAATATCAATGTTTACAAGGGTTTTGTTTAATCTGTTAAAGTAGAACTAAGTTGCACTATTAAATTGTAGACAGGAATCAATTACAAAGGGATAGTGTAATTGCAAAAATTGTTGACTTAAGGAATTTGTTGTAAAAACAGATATAGAGGCCAAAAATAGTTGGTAAAAAGTTTTTTATTCCTTGTCACTATTGAGATACAAAAGAGTTAATTGAAAGTTGTTTCAGTTAACTCTTTTATATTTATGAAAACATCAAAAAAAAGCGTTGTTGGGCATGTCAAAGTTTGAATGTAATCAAATGGGGAACCCAGCAAGGAAAACAACGTTTTAAATGTCAATTTTGCGGTATATTATTCACTAATGCTAGTCTATTTACAAAGAAAACAAATCAAAAAGTTTGGTTTCAGCATTGGGTTATTGGACGACAAACGATACCACAGATAAGCAAATCCAGTGGATACTCTGAGCGGACGCTTAAGCGAATGTTTTCTTATTATCTCTCACAATCCCCTGTATATGCAGTTAAGCCATCAGAGAAGGTTAATTTATTGATAGATGGAACCTACTTCAGTAAAGATCTTTGTTTGGTTCTTTACAGAGATAACACGATAAAATTCACACAGTTGTATCGATTAACTGATGGGGAATGGTATGACGAAATGAAAGAAGACCTGGAAAATCTATTAAAGCTTGGAGTCCAAATAGAAAGTATAACATGCGATGGACATAAATCACTGCTTAAAGCGATTCGTAAAGTATGTAAACATGTAACCGTTCAACGGTGTATTATTCATGTTCAAAGAATGTGTCGTATCTGGCTTACAATGAACCCCAAGAGTATTGCAGGTATGGAACTTAGAACTATTATAAACCAGTTACATAAAATTGAGAATAAAGAGCAATGGGGGAATTGGGTTGTCAACTTATACAACTGGCATGAAAAACATAAGGAATTCTTAGATCAAAAAAGCTACAACTTTGATACTGGAAGGTATTGGTACACTCATAAAATGGTTAGGCGTTCATTTACAGTTATTAAGAAGGCTTTGCCTGATATGTTCCATTATCTGGACAATGACAGAATTCCAAAATCCACAAATGGATTAGAGTCATTTTTTGGACATCTTAAAAGTCACATAACTCTACACCGAGGACTATCCAAAGAACATCGTAAAAGCTTTATAAGATGGTATTTATACTATAAAAACCAAAGAGTTTTCTAAGCCATAATCACAGAAATTGAATAAAAAGGCCCTGATTGTTAGTCAGGGCCCAATTCCCGTGGTAAATCTTATTGCTATCAGGTTGCTCTCCAGCAGAGCCTAAGTCCTCTTTAGATTTACTCTTGTATTTTACAAAATTTAAAACAAATAATCACCAACTATTTTTGGCACCATTACCTAAAAACAAAATTCTATGGTAGAAATATTTTAATCTTTTCAAGATTAATTAAATCTGCCAAAACATAGGCAAAATTCGAATCAATATTACCTGTAATAGTGATACGGACCGTTGTATTTTCAGTAAGTGCAATTGCAAGGCTTGTAAATTTCTTGTTTTTA
It contains:
- the ftsA gene encoding cell division protein FtsA, which gives rise to MRQETTYIAAIDIGTTKIVSLVGKLNENKKLEILGISKAASTGVKRGVVQNIDETVNAIRESVSEVQKQSGIVFSNVFVGIAGQHIKSVKNRNHLNLGSERDEITRADIETLIADMQKIPLEPGEEIIHVLPQNFIVDNETGVKNPVGMSGRRIEANFHIVIGEVASAKNIEKCVNRVGLKVEQLILEPLASSAAVLTDDEKEAGVALVDIGGGTTDVAVYYDDAIRHTAVVPFGGNVVTNDIKEGCSILSRQAESLKTQFGMALGDLAPEDKVVTIPGISGRDPKEISFKSLAYIIQSRMEEIIDAVMFEIESSGCMDKLSAGIVITGGGAMLKHLPQLVKFRTGMDVRIGYPNEHLASSHLESINHPMYSTAIGLLLKGIEVGRNQPVKEQKEQNMKQKLVEEQPEVVEFEVTQTEERQKPSRIMDVIKRSFNDIFEEKGASMD
- a CDS encoding T9SS type A sorting domain-containing protein yields the protein MKSKLLFLALACSIVSANWVLAQKPDPIDTYMQQSATASVSAVPNPPTNLIGTGKQVGGQSSSPYDIKFTWTDNATNETGYVFQRFFTGIYWNFGCETGPNITVKDHTLSFLPQVTEQFRLFSYTGEKRNRSPYAICVVEMLRADLSLSNVTISKTTANAGETITATCQVNNIGTYGANSSTLKIYIVTASGDIELASIPIQALAVGANSGIKNSTITIPSNLMGNNIIRFVADANNSVLELPASNNTMDKSITIINKDLTIISPKISKSTINGSEVVVASCSVKNIGTQAAPASTLKYYISTTSNGTTTELNSSSVGSLAAGATSSHSANISIPSTYPDGEYYIVFYANATGAFPENTSNNISSVKINYIGPKPDLAFSSNPDFNNVLNDAQGVPMVPINTNVQIKNYVKNNGPGLMNDYWDIDFLFSTNTTYEAASDIVMGGSTHSPIGNVNATQEVIDNLAIPEYGNNGTKLPLTYYYILGILDLLDYVTEQNANNNIIYTKVLLYDPFKTAPQLKAAKDENEGIVAYPNPSKGLYTIEFDNPEFYQLTVSNLLGQIIISKNLDENSYKTEIDLSLFENGQYILRLFGKESGKSLIIVKQ
- a CDS encoding transposase, producing MNVIKWGTQQGKQRFKCQFCGILFTNASLFTKKTNQKVWFQHWVIGRQTIPQISKSSGYSERTLKRMFSYYLSQSPVYAVKPSEKVNLLIDGTYFSKDLCLVLYRDNTIKFTQLYRLTDGEWYDEMKEDLENLLKLGVQIESITCDGHKSLLKAIRKVCKHVTVQRCIIHVQRMCRIWLTMNPKSIAGMELRTIINQLHKIENKEQWGNWVVNLYNWHEKHKEFLDQKSYNFDTGRYWYTHKMVRRSFTVIKKALPDMFHYLDNDRIPKSTNGLESFFGHLKSHITLHRGLSKEHRKSFIRWYLYYKNQRVF
- a CDS encoding GatB/YqeY domain-containing protein → MSISEILTHDIQEAMKAKDKVTLEALRAIKSAFLLAGTAQGAATKLSSDEELKIVQKLVKQRQDSATIYKEQGRADLFDKEMGEIAVLQKYLPAKLSEAELTTALKAIIEKTGAKTLQDLGKVMGVASKELAGKADGKEISQKVKELLG
- a CDS encoding IS701 family transposase — protein: MRNIERISEDLGANYHQMQHFITESNWDHRVLINQVAQEVSQVLPKRKLTGLIIDESGWVKKGDHSVGVGHQYCGNVGKLSNSQVAVFACLSNGDFASMVDARLYLPKAWCDDKTRCEKAGVPVKHRTFKTKLELALEIIRQQVTNGIIFDFIGGDGYYGNDVDFASSIDLLGYLYMLDIHKDQKIYLERPDLAIPERKSNKGREPKKLKATTDELSVSKYLQTLNDENWQRISVRNTAKGVLVADYHFIKLWIINNSKMQVEQRLLVIRKTKTKEGKDEIKYSFTNANLEQYTKKAIAYMQAQRYFVEHCIKESKQILGLDQFQTRKWLAWQHQVALNFLVSSFILKEKLHCFDDLPLLSARDIKEFITFKLYKQMTEEQMIDRIYDRHLKRQRDINYSYSKL
- the ftsZ gene encoding cell division protein FtsZ, producing the protein MEDLLQFELPVNRSSIIKVFGVGGGGSNAVNHMYRKGIKDVDFVICNTDAQALANSGVPVKIQLGSSLTEGRGAGNKPSIGREAAIENLDDVIDVLSNNTKMVFITAGMGGGTGTGAAPVIAKAAKELGILTVAIVTIPFRNEGQRRISQAMEGIAEIEKHVDSLLIINNEKIREMYGDLRVSEAFSRADDVLAVAAKGIAEIITVHGYINVDFADVETVMSNSGVAILGSAQASGPDRAIEAVKEAMNSPLLNDNNIAGARNLLINITSGANEATMDEIGQITDYIQSCAGDNADLIWGNGMDEKLGDALCVTLIATGFETSSIPELYTRKKQLDRVPLEKQFTQEEQIRAQNQTGFEVREVKQTRSAQTNIVSQRTIEFDLSSESYSSSPQRVEPELSPEARKAANRVKSIKRNYEQMQELKLNHRERQLNIDDLENQPAYIRKRIQIEDRKPSTESNISKFSLIDDPEEGGVKLSSNNRYLHDTVD